CCTCAAGGAAAATAAATTCCCTCGTGTAGGGCAGAATCGCAGGGATGTCTGAAGCCAGAAAACATTCGTTTCCGTTGCGCGCTATTATAAGAGGAGAGAAACGCCTGGTGGCGATTATCTTCCCGGGTTCTGTATCCGACATGACCGCCACGGCGTAAGAGCCCTCTATTTTCTCAAAGGCTTTTCTCGTTGACTCAAGAAGGGAGTTTCCTTTTTCCGTAAAATCGCGGATCAGATGGCAGATGACTTCGGTATCGGTATCGGAGCAAAATTCATAACCTGCGGCAACAAGTTCCTCCTTAAGCTCGGGGTAGTTCTCCACTATTCCGTTATGCACTACGCTTATCGGACCGGATACCTGAGGGTGGGCGTTTCGCTCCGAGGGATCGCCGTGGGTGGCCCATCTGGTGTGAGCGATGCCGAGTGAAGAGGTCACTTCGCAGTCTTTTAGCTTGGTGAAAAGATTTTCAAGTTTTCCCTTGCTTCTTATGACGCGGGAGCGGCCGTTTTCGACAAAGCATATCCCGGAAGAATCGTAACCCCTGTACTCTAATCTCCCCAAGCTCTCGCAGAGAACGCTTTTGGTTCTATCCGAACTTCCCACGTATCCCACTATTCCGCACATTTCAGGATCTCCTCTTCTTTACCCCTTTTCTCTCCGCCCAGCCGGTTATTTCCTTCTGCCCGGCACGTTCTATGGCCAGAGCACCCGGGGAAACATCTTTCGTTATCGTGGAACCCGCGGCCGTAGTAGCATCTTTTCCAACCCTGATCGGCGCAACAAGCATGGTGTCGCTTCCTATGAAAGCGCGATCCTCGACCACGGTTCTGTGCTTGTTTACCCCGTCATAGTTGCAGGTGATGGTTCCGGCACCGATATTAACTCCGTCGCCGATATCGGCATCTCCCACGTAGGAAAGATGCGGGACCTTGGAGCCAACCCCTATTTCCGACTTCTTTATCTCAACGAAATTGCCGATCTTGGCCCCGTCTTTTATCCTGGCTTCGGGCCGCAGGTGACAGAAAGGACCCATCACGACGCCGTTTTCGACTTCACACCCCGTAAGATACGAAGAAAACCTTATCTCGACATTGTTTCCTATACGTGAATCTTCAATGTATACAGACGGTCCTATGCGACAACCATCGCCTATACTGGTTTCGCCGTAAATATAGGTATTGGGACACACGGTTGTATCCCTCCCTATGCTGACAGAGTCTGATATGTAGGTGGTTTCGGGATCCTCTATGGTAACCCCGTTTTCCATGTGGCGGCGGTTTATTGCCTGTCTCATGGTTTTTTCCGCCTCGACGAGTTGCTCTCTGCTGTTCACTCCGGACACCTCCTTTGAATCCGCCAAGCTAAAGGCCAAAAGTCTGCGTTTGCGGGAAACGCAGAGATCCACAATTCCTGGCAGGTAATATTCCCCCTGGCTGTTTTCACTGCTAAGTCCGCCCAAGCTCTCCCAGAGAAAAGAGGAATTCACGCAGTAAACGCCTGCATTTATCTCGTTTTCCTTCTTCTCGTCAGCCGTGGCATCTTTGTCCTCAACCACGCGAAGCACTTCCCCGCCGGCATTTCTCAACACCCTACCGTATCCGCCGGGTTCCTCCACCAGAGTGGACATTAATGAGAGGTCCGCTCCGTTTTTCACGTGAGAATCCGTAAACTCGCGCAGAGAAAAAGAACTTATTGCGGGAACATCTCCGCTTAGTATGAGAATGTCCCCGGAAAAATCCCGAAATGAATCCTCGCAGCACAAAACCGCGTGCCCGGTTCCAAGCTGCGGTTCCTGGATGACCGTCTCCACCGGATAATCCGAGACCTCCTCCTTCACAAGCTCCGAATCATATCCCAGGACAAGCACTATCTTCTCAGGCTCCATCTTCTGCGCCGTCTCAAGGACATAGTGCAACATGGGCTTTTTCAAGATTGGGTGCAGCACCTTGGGGAGTTGCGAATTCATGCGGACTCCCTTGCCCGCCGCCAGGATTATAACGGCCAGAGACATAGACTTAACGTGTCAGTAAAAACCGAAAAATCAGAACGGGACGTCGTCGTCCGTCATACCAGTGCCCTCT
This sequence is a window from Candidatus Dadabacteria bacterium. Protein-coding genes within it:
- the glmU gene encoding bifunctional UDP-N-acetylglucosamine diphosphorylase/glucosamine-1-phosphate N-acetyltransferase GlmU → MSLAVIILAAGKGVRMNSQLPKVLHPILKKPMLHYVLETAQKMEPEKIVLVLGYDSELVKEEVSDYPVETVIQEPQLGTGHAVLCCEDSFRDFSGDILILSGDVPAISSFSLREFTDSHVKNGADLSLMSTLVEEPGGYGRVLRNAGGEVLRVVEDKDATADEKKENEINAGVYCVNSSFLWESLGGLSSENSQGEYYLPGIVDLCVSRKRRLLAFSLADSKEVSGVNSREQLVEAEKTMRQAINRRHMENGVTIEDPETTYISDSVSIGRDTTVCPNTYIYGETSIGDGCRIGPSVYIEDSRIGNNVEIRFSSYLTGCEVENGVVMGPFCHLRPEARIKDGAKIGNFVEIKKSEIGVGSKVPHLSYVGDADIGDGVNIGAGTITCNYDGVNKHRTVVEDRAFIGSDTMLVAPIRVGKDATTAAGSTITKDVSPGALAIERAGQKEITGWAERKGVKKRRS